The sequence GGCGTTTTCCCCGGGGTCGACGCGCACCTTGGCGTACGCACCGGGCGCCGCATCGTCGTCGTCCGCCGCGCCGGTGTCGTCGTCGCCATCGTCAACGTCGTCATCCGCGGGCGCGGGGTCGTCGTCATCGTCATCGTCGTCGTCGCCGCACGAGCAGCCCGTGGCGGCAAAAACGGCGAAAACCAAAACCAGAAGCGCCGGCCACGAGGCGCGCATGATCGAAAGCGTCAAACCGTCACCCTTTCTGCTCGTTGGACGGATCGGCCGCCGTGGATTCGTCGGCGGATCCGTTCGCGCCGCCGCCAACCAGACGAAAATCGTCAAGCGTCATCGTGGCGGGCGCGTCGCGGCGATAAAGATAAACGATGATGCGCTCGATGCGCGAAAGATCGAGCGTGCGTTCGCGCGGCCCGTTTCGGATTTCGTCCATCGGGATGCGGATCGTTTGCGTTTCGCCGGTCAGTTTTCGATAGCCCTGGTAACGCGAGCCGAAATCCTCGTCCGTCCTGTCGTCGTCGATGCGGATGTGCAGCGTGTCGCCCGCGGCCTCGGGCGCGCGGATGGTGAACTCGAGCGCGCCGTAGTCGCTCCAGATTTCGGGCAGGTCGAAGATTTCGACGCCGGGATACAAATCCGCGGGCAGGTGCGCGGTCAGCGCGAATCGTCCGCGATCCGCGATCGCCGGCGTGCGTTCCATCGCCATGGGACACGTCCACAGAACGCGGTTGAGATCGTCTTCCGATTCGAAGTCGATCAGCTCGCCGTTTTGCGGAAATCGCCGGCATGACGCCAGGCCAAGCGCGAGCGTCGCCGCGGCAATGACGGCAAAAGCGCGCCAGGCGGCGCCGCGTCGCGCCCGGAGCATCTCTCGTCAGTCCTTCGCGCGCGTGAGTGTTTCGACGCCGTCGCCGCGTCCGATCAGCACGACATCCGCGATGCCGACAAACAGCCCCGTCTCGATGACGCCGGTCATCGCCTTCAGCTCGCGGTGCAGGCCGCCGGGGTCCTCGATGGTTTCGACAAGCACATCGATGATGTGGTTGCCGTTATCGGTCACGAATGTCTCACCGCCGCGCGCGCGCAACGTGGCGGACAGCCCGCGCTCCTTAAGCGCGGGTAACAGGCGGTTGGCGGCGAACGGCACGACCTCGACCGGAAGCGGAAACGCGCCGAGCACGTCGACGAGTTTGGTGGAATCGGCGATGAACACGCCGCGCCGCCCGGATTCGGCGACGATTTTCTCGCGCAGCAGCGCGCCGCCGCCGCCCTTGATCATGTCGAGCCGGCGATCGACCTCGTCCGCGCCGTCGATGACGACATCGAGCGCGCCGCCGGTCTCGTCGAGCGACAACAGGGGAATGCCATAACCTTCGGCAAGCTCCGCGGTGCGCAGCGACGTGGCGACGCCGCGCACGGAAAGCCCGCCAGCCACGCGCTCGCCAAGAAACTCGAGGAAATGGTCGACGGTCGAGCCCGTGCCGAGCCCAAGCGTCATGCCGGGTTCGATGTAATCCAGGGCGGCGCGCGCGGCGGCCCGTTTTTCGCGATCGCGTTCGTTTGTCATAGTGCCCCCATTCCGCGCATTTTCAACACAAAGGCGCCTTGAGCACAAACGGACGCGGGCCGCGGATGTCCCAATCAACGCTTTCGGCGCGCGGCGGAATGCCGTAGGATTGTCCTGAAAAATCGGGAGGGGCCGGGGCGTGAGAATCGCATTCAATCCGAATTCCGCGTTGCGGGCGAATTTGCGAATCTGCAGAAAAGTCGGAAATTGCTACGCGAAAATAGACACGTGTCCCCCAATTTTCTTTAACTCCTTTTTAAGCTGTAGCTTGCATCGGCAACGCGTTCGATACATTGCGTTTTCGTTTGTAATTATCGTTTTGATAAGCTTCCCCTACATCTGCCGTGCCTATGCCATCGACGAACGGCCCGAGTTCGACTGGATATTCCCCCCATTAGATGCCAATCTCGACTGGAATATGAATATTTCCACATTGGGGATAGAATTTTCTGATTTTAACGGCGACAACTTCGACGACCTTGCCGTAGGATATGCAGGATTAGACTTTCAATCGCGCACTGTGAAATATAACGCTGGCACCGTCTTGTTGTTTTATTCTGATGGGTCAAGCTTGCCCATCGAACCAACTACTTATATCACTCGATATGATTCGATTTCTTTTGGTCGTTATTTGTACAGAGTCGGGGACGTTAACGGAGATATATTTGACGATCTTTTGGTATATGATCCTTGGTGGAAATCACTTTTCCCCGCAACGATGGGACGGTTTTTACTTTTCCTTGGTGGCTACA comes from bacterium and encodes:
- the rpiA gene encoding ribose-5-phosphate isomerase RpiA produces the protein MTNERDREKRAAARAALDYIEPGMTLGLGTGSTVDHFLEFLGERVAGGLSVRGVATSLRTAELAEGYGIPLLSLDETGGALDVVIDGADEVDRRLDMIKGGGGALLREKIVAESGRRGVFIADSTKLVDVLGAFPLPVEVVPFAANRLLPALKERGLSATLRARGGETFVTDNGNHIIDVLVETIEDPGGLHRELKAMTGVIETGLFVGIADVVLIGRGDGVETLTRAKD